In the genome of Aminivibrio pyruvatiphilus, one region contains:
- the pilM gene encoding type IV pilus biogenesis protein PilM produces the protein MGASAFFKSQNRAALALHEDYLRYVELDGDLSGLKMRRKVQTATGGTAIRKDSLSDVGALLPAFENLGGSLGGGFKAPVTLGVPSRDILIRVIEMPAMEMEDAKEALKWDFEKFFPYAFSDAAVDIARVDNPVNLEGGKMSVLVAACRLRTVESLMRVASSAGMTLAGIEPLNVAMFRAGLGPVSAYAEGYLSIFAEKEVTQLVLGYKDNGILYRTSLIDIPTVGEGERDYGPLVREIGNTLTFVKNQYRELVVDLLMLGGGYGKDSRLQEALEAATGLKTLKMNVWETWGIAEPDDGNSGWEAAIGLAVRDLL, from the coding sequence ATGGGCGCTTCGGCATTCTTCAAATCGCAGAACAGGGCGGCGCTTGCTTTACACGAAGATTACCTGCGGTACGTGGAACTGGACGGCGATCTTTCGGGGCTGAAGATGCGCCGCAAGGTCCAGACGGCCACCGGCGGCACGGCCATACGGAAGGATTCCCTCTCCGACGTGGGAGCTCTGCTTCCCGCCTTCGAGAACCTGGGCGGCAGCCTTGGCGGAGGCTTCAAAGCCCCTGTCACATTGGGAGTACCTTCCAGGGATATCCTGATCAGGGTCATCGAGATGCCCGCGATGGAGATGGAGGACGCCAAAGAGGCGCTGAAGTGGGACTTCGAGAAGTTCTTCCCCTACGCGTTCTCGGACGCGGCCGTTGATATCGCCCGGGTGGACAACCCGGTGAACCTCGAAGGCGGCAAGATGTCGGTCCTGGTGGCGGCGTGCAGGCTCCGGACGGTGGAGTCCCTGATGAGAGTGGCTTCTTCGGCGGGTATGACCCTGGCGGGCATCGAACCCCTGAATGTGGCCATGTTCAGGGCAGGCCTCGGGCCTGTATCGGCCTACGCCGAGGGGTACCTTTCCATCTTCGCCGAGAAGGAAGTTACCCAGCTCGTGCTGGGCTACAAGGACAACGGCATCCTGTACAGGACGTCCCTCATCGACATCCCCACCGTAGGGGAGGGGGAGCGGGATTATGGGCCCCTCGTCCGGGAGATAGGCAATACCCTTACCTTCGTCAAGAACCAGTATCGCGAACTGGTGGTCGATCTGCTTATGCTTGGAGGTGGATACGGGAAGGACAGCAGGCTGCAGGAGGCTCTCGAGGCTGCAACGGGGCTGAAGACGCTGAAGATGAACGTGTGGGAGACCTGGGGCATTGCGGAACCCGACGACGGCAACAGCGGTTGGGAAGCGGCCATCGGATTGGCGGTGAGGGATTTACTATGA
- a CDS encoding PilN domain-containing protein, which translates to MKVKLDLRPRSLVEARRRKVNAARVLLVSLFLAFVLVGGVTFGLAFLKVSGMGAQVAMLNDQVAIQQAQNLKMSNEIKRLAGVEAVYVSALKLLQEELPALEFLNSIETSLPLGVWISSVTVVPGKATIKGNAYVENDVVEFAKGLLDAGVVATVDFPVTTRVVKNQESMVDFTLSCMLRDLAGISARTPGEGGGIR; encoded by the coding sequence ATGAAGGTGAAACTGGACCTGCGGCCCCGCTCACTGGTGGAGGCCCGCAGAAGAAAGGTGAATGCCGCGAGGGTTCTGCTGGTGTCGCTTTTCCTTGCCTTTGTCCTGGTTGGGGGAGTGACCTTCGGCCTTGCCTTCCTGAAGGTGAGCGGAATGGGCGCCCAGGTGGCCATGCTGAACGACCAGGTGGCCATTCAGCAGGCGCAGAACCTGAAGATGTCCAACGAGATCAAGCGGCTCGCCGGCGTGGAGGCGGTGTATGTTTCGGCCCTGAAGCTGCTGCAGGAAGAGCTTCCGGCCCTGGAGTTCCTGAACTCCATCGAGACGTCCCTCCCCCTGGGGGTGTGGATTTCCTCCGTGACGGTGGTCCCGGGGAAGGCCACCATCAAGGGCAACGCCTACGTTGAGAACGATGTGGTGGAGTTCGCCAAGGGGCTTCTGGACGCGGGCGTGGTGGCCACGGTTGATTTCCCGGTGACCACCAGGGTGGTCAAAAACCAGGAATCCATGGTTGATTTCACCCTTTCGTGCATGCTCAGGGATCTCGCCGGCATTTCGGCAAGAACTCCCGGGGAAGGAGGGGGAATCCGGTGA